The following coding sequences are from one Rutidosis leptorrhynchoides isolate AG116_Rl617_1_P2 chromosome 11, CSIRO_AGI_Rlap_v1, whole genome shotgun sequence window:
- the LOC139874719 gene encoding uncharacterized protein → MSSLIRVFLLFSLYVTTYARVHPVVHPAQTLPRPAAVKPDVVSKACDPSVDKALCVSVLKSQKFSDVNDLKQATFVAIQTASQEAVATSEMIKATRQKEENKEVEEDEIEEETLADCAMSYLSIVEMLADATSALMTGPQTDVTVDVKAALSTSDTCEMSIAGGRKSRQVEEVAKKNANMKKLCSNALGVYDVFAKGH, encoded by the coding sequence ATGTCATCCTTAATACGTGTTTTCCTACTTTTTTCTCTCTATGTCACAACTTATGCTCGGGTGCACCCTGTGGTGCACCCGGCCCAAACCTTACCTAGACCTGCAGCCGTGAAACCTGACGTGGTTTCAAAGGCATGTGATCCATCTGTTGACAAGGCATTATGCGTTTCGGTCCTAAAATCCCAAAAATTTAGCGACGTGAATGATTTAAAACAAGCGACATTTGTGGCCATTCAAACAGCATCCCAAGAAGCGGTTGCAACATCCGAGATGATAAAAGCTACTAGACAAAAGGAAGAGAATAAAGAAGTTGAGGAAGATGAAATAGAAGAAGAGACGTTAGCAGATTGTGCCATGAGTTATCTCAGTATCGTTGAAATGTTGGCAGATGCCACGAGTGCATTGATGACTGGACCTCAAACCGATGTGACGGTTGATGTCAAGGCGGCGTTGTCCACGTCAGACACATGTGAAATGAGTATTGCTGGAGGGAGGAAGAGTCGACAAGTAGAAGAAGTGGCGAAAAAGAATGCAAATATGAAGAAGTTATGCTCAAATGCTTTGGGAGTTTATGATGTTTTTGCTAAAGGACATTGA